A region from the Pseudomonas sp. P8_229 genome encodes:
- the pqqC gene encoding pyrroloquinoline-quinone synthase PqqC: MTDTPMSPTEFEAALRAKGTYYHIYHPYHVAMYEGRATREQIQGWVANRFYYQVNIPLKDAAILANCPDREIRREWIQRLLDHDGAPGEDGGIEAWLRLGQAVGLDPDQLRSQELVLPGVRFAVDAYVNFARRASWQEAASSSLTELFAPQIHQSRLDSWPQHYPWIDPAGYEYFRTRLGQARRDVEHGLAITLEHYKTREGQERMLEILQFKLDILWSMLDAMSMAYELNRPPYHSVTEQRVWHKGITL; the protein is encoded by the coding sequence ATGACTGACACGCCAATGTCCCCCACCGAATTCGAAGCGGCCCTGCGTGCCAAAGGCACCTACTACCACATCTACCACCCCTACCACGTGGCGATGTATGAAGGTCGCGCCACCCGCGAACAGATTCAGGGCTGGGTCGCCAACCGCTTCTACTATCAGGTGAACATCCCCCTGAAAGACGCGGCAATTCTCGCCAATTGCCCGGATCGCGAGATCCGTCGCGAGTGGATTCAACGCCTGCTCGATCACGACGGCGCCCCCGGTGAAGACGGTGGTATCGAAGCCTGGCTGCGCCTCGGTCAAGCGGTCGGCCTCGACCCGGATCAACTGCGCTCCCAGGAACTGGTGCTGCCCGGCGTGCGTTTCGCCGTCGATGCCTACGTCAACTTCGCCCGCCGGGCCAGTTGGCAGGAAGCCGCCAGCAGTTCGTTGACCGAACTGTTCGCGCCACAGATCCACCAGTCGCGCCTCGACAGTTGGCCGCAGCATTACCCGTGGATCGATCCGGCCGGTTACGAGTACTTCCGTACCCGCCTCGGGCAGGCCCGGCGCGATGTCGAGCACGGGCTGGCGATCACGCTCGAACACTACAAGACCCGCGAAGGCCAGGAGCGCATGCTGGAAATTCTCCAGTTCAAACTGGACATTCTTTGGAGCATGCTCGATGCCATGAGCATGGCTTACGAACTGAACCGCCCGCCGTATCACAGTGTCACCGAGCAACGGGTCTGGCACAAAGGAATCACCCTATGA
- the pqqB gene encoding pyrroloquinoline quinone biosynthesis protein PqqB: protein MFVQILGSAAGGGFPQWNCNCVNCAGFRDGSLNAKARTQSSIAISDDGVNWVLCNASPDIRAQLQSFAPMQPGRALRDTGISAIILMDSQIDHTTGLLSLREGCPHQVWCTDMVHEDLSTGFPLFKMLTHWNGGLNWNRIELDQSFTVAACPNLRFTPLPLRSAAPPYSPHRFDPHPGDNIGLIVEDLKTGGKLFYAPGLGKVDAPLLEIMAGSDCLLVDGTMWDDDEMQRRGVGTRTGREMGHLAQNGPGGMLEVLEQLPEQRKVLIHINNTNPILDEDSAERAELARRNVEVAYDGMSIVL, encoded by the coding sequence ATGTTCGTCCAGATTCTGGGTTCGGCCGCCGGTGGCGGATTTCCGCAGTGGAACTGCAACTGCGTCAATTGCGCAGGCTTTCGCGACGGCAGCCTGAATGCCAAGGCCCGCACCCAATCGTCCATCGCGATTTCCGATGACGGCGTGAACTGGGTGCTGTGCAACGCCTCGCCAGACATCCGCGCGCAACTGCAGAGCTTCGCCCCGATGCAACCGGGCCGCGCTCTGCGTGACACCGGCATCAGCGCGATCATCCTGATGGACAGCCAGATCGACCACACCACCGGCCTGCTCAGCCTGCGCGAAGGCTGCCCGCATCAGGTCTGGTGCACGGACATGGTTCACGAAGACCTGAGCACCGGTTTCCCGCTGTTCAAGATGCTCACCCACTGGAACGGCGGGTTGAACTGGAACCGCATCGAACTCGACCAGAGCTTCACCGTCGCCGCCTGCCCGAACCTGCGCTTTACTCCGCTGCCGTTGCGTAGCGCAGCGCCGCCGTACTCGCCGCACCGCTTCGACCCGCACCCGGGCGACAACATCGGCCTGATCGTCGAAGACCTGAAGACAGGCGGCAAGCTGTTCTATGCGCCGGGGCTGGGCAAGGTTGATGCGCCGTTGCTGGAGATCATGGCTGGCAGCGATTGCCTGTTGGTCGACGGCACGATGTGGGACGACGATGAAATGCAGCGCCGTGGCGTCGGCACCCGCACCGGGCGCGAGATGGGCCACTTGGCGCAAAACGGCCCCGGCGGCATGCTCGAAGTACTGGAGCAGTTGCCCGAGCAGCGCAAGGTGCTTATCCACATCAACAACACCAACCCGATTCTCGATGAGGATTCGGCGGAGCGTGCGGAGTTGGCGCGGCGTAATGTTGAAGTGGCGTATGACGGCATGAGCATTGTGTTGTAA
- the pqqD gene encoding pyrroloquinoline quinone biosynthesis peptide chaperone PqqD has protein sequence MSFDRSKIPTWRPGYRFQYEPAQKGHVLLYPEGMIKLNDSAALIGGLIDGERDVTAIIARLDEQFPGVPELGDDIEQFMEVARAQHWITLD, from the coding sequence ATGAGTTTCGATCGCAGCAAGATCCCGACCTGGCGTCCCGGCTACCGCTTCCAGTACGAACCGGCGCAGAAAGGCCACGTGCTGCTCTACCCCGAGGGCATGATCAAGCTCAACGACAGCGCCGCGCTGATCGGGGGTTTGATCGACGGTGAGCGCGATGTCACGGCGATCATCGCCAGACTCGATGAGCAGTTCCCCGGCGTGCCCGAGCTCGGTGACGATATCGAGCAATTCATGGAGGTTGCCCGTGCGCAGCACTGGATCACCCTTGACTGA
- a CDS encoding carbon-nitrogen hydrolase family protein — MRVALYQCPPLPLDPAANLQRLQQLAMEAKGADLLVLPEMFLTGYNIGAEAVSTLAEVYNGEWAQQIGRIAKAAGLAIAYGYPERTADGQIYNAVQLIDAHGERLCNYRKTHLFGDLDRSMFSPGEDDFPLVELNGWKLGFLICYDLEFPENARRLALAGAELILVPTANMIPFDFVADVTVRSRAFENQCYVAYANYCGQEGEIHYCGQSSIAAPDGSRIAQAGLDEALIVGELDRQLMVDSRAANRYLSDRRPELYDALNKR, encoded by the coding sequence ATGCGTGTAGCCCTTTACCAATGTCCACCGCTGCCCCTGGACCCCGCCGCCAACCTGCAACGCCTGCAGCAACTGGCGATGGAGGCCAAGGGCGCCGACCTGCTGGTGTTGCCGGAGATGTTTCTGACCGGCTACAACATTGGTGCCGAGGCAGTCAGTACGCTGGCCGAGGTCTACAACGGCGAATGGGCGCAACAGATCGGTCGAATCGCCAAAGCCGCCGGACTGGCGATTGCCTACGGTTATCCGGAGCGCACCGCCGACGGGCAGATCTACAACGCCGTGCAGTTGATCGATGCGCACGGCGAACGCCTGTGCAATTACCGCAAGACGCATCTGTTCGGTGATCTGGACCGCTCGATGTTCAGCCCGGGCGAAGACGATTTTCCGCTGGTCGAACTCAACGGCTGGAAGCTCGGTTTCCTGATCTGCTACGACCTGGAGTTTCCGGAGAACGCGCGGCGCCTGGCACTGGCCGGTGCCGAGCTGATTCTGGTGCCGACGGCGAACATGATCCCGTTCGATTTCGTCGCCGACGTCACCGTGCGTTCGCGCGCTTTCGAAAACCAGTGCTACGTGGCCTATGCCAACTACTGCGGGCAGGAAGGCGAGATCCACTATTGCGGGCAAAGCAGCATCGCCGCACCGGACGGCAGCCGTATCGCCCAGGCCGGGCTGGATGAAGCGCTGATCGTCGGCGAGCTGGATCGTCAGTTGATGGTCGATTCCCGCGCCGCCAATCGCTACCTCAGTGACCGCCGTCCCGAGCTTTACGACGCACTGAACAAGCGCTGA
- the pqqF gene encoding pyrroloquinoline quinone biosynthesis protein PqqF, protein MPAPTHPRPHTETLANGLRVTLRHVPGLKRCAAALRVAAGSHDVPLDWPGLAHFLEHLLFLGTERFLADQALMAYVQRHGGQVNASTRERTTDFFFELPTTAFDAGLERLSDMLAHPRMNLDDQLREREVLDAEFVAWSQDPTAQQALSLYEGLPAAHPLRGFHAGNRDSLKVEQPAFQQALKNFHQQFYRSGQMTLSLVGPQSIEELRTLAQQFAARLPVGDNVAQAATQPLQVTSYQQLGGQHCNLLFALEALPDACVEALAFLCHGLNNTKPGGLLAHLRQQNLADSLKATPLYHFAGQALLHLQFTAPAESLSAIGEQALDWLSFFAAQQDWAALREEYARLLERLQQISGALQLARLDSEQLEHGLSENGGVALKQILSDIGVVDNFSAHWHLPAANPFLGSSEPLANAGLIRGQTSAHRGLRTFAQDRSRSRRERSPMQFSQALADSDDEGAIYLRWQLEAAATNDLHGKLQHSLRETREDARQAGVELSFSASGTQWLLKLTGLQEPMPSVLEHALKCLTHVDANSSSAEPEAPLIAIRELLKALPERCLPTAARSDDTKQLWTTSRWDGLALGLSAQTQSAMGLALSRIPGIPDNQIPATPASNTRHVWYHIDTASSEYALLLFCPTAGHEIADEAAWRLLAQLCQAPFYQRLRVELQLGYAVFSALRQIHGQTGLLFGVQSPNAAPVALLGHIQRFLASVPGLIERLDDHSFNQLRQSLAEQLDESNLSAKDAAELLWQAKLAGHSSDYLTQLIAAIAQLERPALLAAAQRLISAEGGWHCLASSASPGAPWQAGK, encoded by the coding sequence ATGCCTGCGCCGACTCACCCCCGCCCTCACACTGAAACCCTGGCCAACGGCTTGCGCGTGACCCTGCGTCATGTGCCTGGCTTGAAGCGCTGCGCTGCCGCGTTGCGGGTGGCTGCCGGTAGTCATGATGTGCCGCTGGATTGGCCGGGGCTCGCGCATTTCCTCGAGCATTTGCTGTTTCTCGGCACCGAGCGGTTTCTTGCCGATCAGGCACTCATGGCCTACGTGCAAAGGCATGGAGGCCAGGTGAATGCCAGCACACGCGAGCGCACGACCGACTTCTTCTTTGAGTTGCCGACCACGGCCTTCGACGCTGGGCTTGAGCGTCTGTCAGACATGCTCGCCCACCCGCGTATGAATCTGGACGATCAGTTGCGTGAACGCGAAGTGCTGGACGCGGAATTTGTCGCCTGGTCGCAGGATCCCACAGCGCAGCAGGCACTTTCCTTGTACGAGGGTTTGCCGGCAGCGCATCCGTTGCGCGGTTTTCATGCGGGCAATCGCGACAGCCTGAAGGTCGAGCAGCCGGCGTTTCAACAGGCGTTGAAGAACTTCCATCAGCAGTTTTATCGCAGCGGCCAAATGACCTTGAGTCTGGTCGGGCCGCAGAGCATTGAGGAGTTGCGCACACTGGCGCAGCAGTTTGCCGCGAGGCTGCCGGTTGGGGATAACGTTGCGCAAGCGGCAACCCAGCCACTGCAGGTAACAAGTTATCAACAGCTCGGCGGGCAGCACTGCAATCTGCTGTTCGCCCTCGAAGCGCTGCCCGACGCTTGCGTTGAAGCGCTGGCGTTCCTTTGCCATGGATTGAACAACACCAAGCCCGGCGGCCTGCTCGCACATCTGCGGCAACAGAATCTCGCGGACAGCCTCAAAGCTACACCGCTGTATCACTTTGCCGGACAAGCCTTGCTGCACCTGCAATTCACTGCTCCGGCCGAATCCCTGAGCGCCATTGGTGAACAGGCGCTGGATTGGCTGAGTTTCTTCGCCGCGCAACAGGACTGGGCAGCGTTGCGCGAGGAGTACGCCAGGTTGCTGGAACGTCTACAGCAAATCAGCGGCGCACTGCAATTGGCGCGGCTCGACAGCGAACAGCTCGAACACGGCTTGTCGGAAAACGGCGGCGTCGCCCTCAAACAGATCCTGAGCGACATCGGTGTTGTGGATAACTTCAGCGCGCACTGGCACCTGCCTGCCGCCAACCCTTTCCTCGGTTCCAGCGAACCGCTGGCCAACGCCGGGCTGATTCGCGGTCAAACCAGCGCCCACCGAGGCCTGCGTACCTTTGCCCAGGATCGCTCACGCAGCCGCCGCGAACGCTCGCCGATGCAATTCAGCCAGGCCTTGGCGGATAGCGATGATGAGGGGGCGATTTACCTGCGCTGGCAGTTGGAAGCAGCAGCAACGAACGATCTGCACGGGAAGCTGCAACACAGTCTGCGAGAAACCCGGGAAGACGCACGTCAGGCCGGGGTCGAATTGTCGTTCAGTGCCAGCGGGACTCAATGGCTGCTGAAACTGACCGGGCTGCAAGAACCGATGCCCAGTGTCCTGGAACATGCGCTGAAATGCCTGACGCACGTTGACGCCAATTCTTCGAGCGCAGAGCCGGAAGCGCCGTTGATAGCGATCCGCGAGTTGCTCAAGGCATTGCCAGAACGTTGCCTGCCAACGGCGGCGCGCTCGGACGACACCAAACAGCTGTGGACAACTTCCCGTTGGGACGGACTGGCCCTGGGCCTCAGCGCGCAGACGCAATCCGCCATGGGCCTGGCCCTGAGTCGCATCCCCGGCATCCCGGACAACCAGATCCCTGCAACGCCAGCGAGCAACACTCGACATGTCTGGTACCACATCGACACAGCCTCCAGCGAATACGCACTGCTGCTGTTCTGCCCGACTGCGGGCCACGAGATCGCCGACGAAGCCGCCTGGCGTCTGCTCGCGCAGCTGTGCCAGGCCCCGTTCTATCAGCGCCTACGGGTCGAGTTGCAGTTGGGTTATGCTGTGTTCAGCGCCTTGCGACAGATCCACGGCCAGACCGGATTGCTGTTTGGGGTGCAGTCGCCCAACGCCGCGCCAGTGGCGTTGCTCGGGCATATCCAGCGGTTCCTCGCCAGCGTTCCCGGACTGATCGAACGTCTGGATGACCACAGTTTCAACCAGCTGCGCCAGTCTCTCGCAGAGCAATTGGACGAGAGCAACCTGTCCGCCAAGGATGCCGCCGAGTTGCTGTGGCAGGCCAAGCTCGCCGGCCACTCGTCGGATTATCTGACACAACTGATCGCAGCCATCGCGCAACTGGAGCGCCCGGCACTGCTGGCGGCGGCGCAACGCCTGATCAGCGCCGAGGGCGGCTGGCACTGTCTGGCCAGCAGCGCTTCACCCGGCGCGCCGTGGCAAGCAGGAAAATGA
- the pqqE gene encoding pyrroloquinoline quinone biosynthesis protein PqqE: MTDLPPKPEVGLPLWLLAELTYRCPLQCPYCSNPLDFAEQGKELSTEQWIKVFREAREMGAAQLGFSGGEPLVRQDLAELIHEARQLGFYTNLITSGIGLTEQKISDFKKAGLDHIQISFQASDEQVNNLLAGSKKAFAQKLEMARAVKAHGYPMVLNFVTHRHNIDKIDRIIELCIALEADFVELATCQFYGWAQLNRVGLLPTQEQLVRAERITNQYRAKLEAEGHPCKLIFVTPDYYEERPKACMNGWGSIFLTVTPDGTALPCHGARQMPVQFPNVRDHSMQHIWYDSFGFNRFRGYDWMPEPCRSCDEKEKDFGGCRCQAFMLTGDASNADPVCSKSEHHGVILKAREEAEHATQTIEQLAFRNERNSRLIAKG, translated from the coding sequence TTGACTGATCTGCCGCCCAAGCCTGAAGTCGGCCTGCCGCTGTGGCTGCTCGCCGAGCTGACCTACCGCTGCCCGCTGCAATGCCCGTACTGCTCCAATCCGCTGGATTTCGCCGAGCAGGGCAAAGAGCTGAGTACCGAGCAGTGGATCAAGGTCTTCCGCGAAGCGCGGGAGATGGGCGCGGCGCAACTGGGCTTTTCCGGCGGCGAGCCTTTGGTGCGGCAGGATCTCGCCGAACTGATTCATGAGGCGCGGCAGTTGGGTTTCTACACCAACCTGATCACCTCCGGCATCGGCTTGACCGAGCAGAAAATCAGCGACTTCAAGAAGGCTGGGCTCGATCACATCCAGATCAGCTTCCAGGCCAGTGACGAGCAAGTGAACAACCTGCTCGCCGGCTCGAAAAAGGCTTTCGCACAGAAGCTGGAAATGGCCCGGGCGGTGAAGGCCCACGGCTATCCGATGGTGCTGAACTTCGTCACCCATCGGCACAACATCGACAAGATCGACCGCATCATCGAGCTGTGCATCGCGCTTGAGGCCGACTTCGTCGAACTCGCCACCTGCCAGTTCTACGGCTGGGCGCAGCTCAACCGGGTCGGCCTGTTGCCGACCCAGGAACAACTGGTGCGCGCCGAACGCATCACCAACCAATACCGCGCCAAACTGGAGGCCGAAGGGCATCCGTGCAAGCTGATTTTCGTCACCCCGGACTACTACGAAGAACGCCCGAAAGCCTGCATGAACGGCTGGGGCAGCATCTTTCTAACCGTCACCCCGGACGGCACCGCCCTGCCCTGCCACGGTGCCCGGCAGATGCCGGTTCAGTTTCCCAATGTGCGCGATCACAGCATGCAGCACATCTGGTACGACTCGTTCGGCTTCAATCGCTTTCGCGGTTACGACTGGATGCCCGAGCCGTGCCGCTCCTGCGACGAGAAAGAAAAGGACTTCGGCGGCTGCCGCTGCCAGGCGTTCATGCTCACGGGTGACGCGAGCAATGCCGACCCGGTGTGCAGCAAATCCGAACATCACGGCGTAATCCTCAAGGCCCGCGAAGAAGCCGAGCACGCCACCCAGACCATCGAACAACTGGCCTTTCGCAATGAACGAAACTCACGCCTCATCGCCAAGGGCTGA
- the pqqA gene encoding pyrroloquinoline quinone precursor peptide PqqA, whose product MAWTKPAYTDLRIGFEVTMYFASR is encoded by the coding sequence ATGGCTTGGACCAAACCGGCTTACACCGACCTGCGTATCGGCTTCGAAGTCACCATGTACTTCGCCAGCCGCTGA